The following coding sequences lie in one Euhalothece natronophila Z-M001 genomic window:
- a CDS encoding HAD family hydrolase, with amino-acid sequence MSVETIAKTASFAKSSCQSKVLTVFCDFDGPLVDVSDRYYNTYQLALHETYHYYSRFDPFLKINPLSKKEFWQMKQERANDQEIALRSGLKVQQIPYFVQQVRSIVNDVSLLTKDKFHRGVNWALALLHSQGVRLVVVTLRCQDQVSQILTNYGLLRLFSGVYGTTDAMAAYSNNIECKTALLKKALAEHQTHRTCMIGDTEADILAAKAMGISAIALTCGIRSYNYLQQFEPDQIESNFLTTAYHLLADPTP; translated from the coding sequence ATGAGTGTAGAAACAATCGCTAAAACCGCCTCTTTCGCAAAATCTTCTTGTCAGTCTAAAGTACTAACGGTATTTTGCGATTTTGATGGGCCCTTAGTGGATGTCTCTGATCGCTATTACAACACTTATCAACTGGCTTTGCATGAGACTTATCATTATTATTCCCGATTTGATCCATTTTTGAAGATTAATCCTCTCAGTAAGAAGGAATTTTGGCAAATGAAACAAGAACGCGCCAATGATCAAGAAATTGCCCTGCGTTCTGGCTTAAAAGTGCAACAGATTCCCTATTTTGTTCAACAAGTACGCTCCATTGTTAATGATGTCTCTCTGTTGACGAAAGATAAATTTCATCGGGGAGTGAATTGGGCTTTAGCGTTATTACACTCTCAGGGGGTGCGTTTAGTGGTGGTAACCTTACGTTGTCAAGATCAGGTGAGTCAAATTTTAACCAATTATGGCTTATTGCGGCTGTTTAGTGGCGTTTATGGGACAACTGATGCCATGGCTGCTTATAGTAATAATATCGAGTGTAAAACTGCCCTGTTGAAAAAGGCTTTAGCCGAACACCAAACTCATCGCACTTGTATGATTGGAGATACAGAAGCGGATATTTTAGCGGCAAAAGCTATGGGAATTAGCGCGATCGCGCTTACTTGTGGTATCCGCAGTTACAATTATCTCCAACAGTTTGAACCTGATCAAATTGAGAGTAATTTCCTTACTACAGCTTATCATTTGCTTGCTGATCCAACTCCTTAA
- a CDS encoding Uma2 family endonuclease: MTTTTLNLNPIIQLTKQQFYSLCAANPDTKLELNANGELIVMSPTGGETSAWNAELNADLVIWNRQTGLGKTFDSSGGFSLPNGAQRSPDAAWIPWEKWDGLTLEEKKGFLPLCPDFVIELLSPSDSWKQGTEKMEEYLDNGCRLGWLLEPRNKRVAIYRPQQAVEILENPNFLSGEEVLKGFTLNVGKIWQ; encoded by the coding sequence ATGACCACTACCACCCTAAATCTCAACCCGATTATTCAATTAACGAAGCAGCAATTCTATTCTTTATGTGCAGCCAATCCTGACACAAAGCTAGAACTTAATGCTAACGGAGAATTAATTGTTATGTCCCCCACAGGCGGAGAAACCAGTGCTTGGAATGCGGAACTGAATGCTGACTTAGTAATCTGGAATCGCCAAACAGGGTTGGGAAAAACGTTTGATTCCTCTGGAGGATTTTCTTTACCCAATGGCGCACAGCGTTCTCCTGATGCAGCTTGGATTCCTTGGGAAAAATGGGATGGACTCACGTTAGAAGAGAAAAAGGGATTTTTACCACTGTGTCCTGATTTTGTCATCGAATTACTCTCCCCTTCCGATTCTTGGAAACAAGGAACCGAGAAAATGGAAGAATATCTAGACAATGGCTGTCGCTTAGGTTGGCTACTAGAACCAAGAAACAAGCGAGTTGCCATCTATCGTCCCCAACAAGCCGTAGAAATTTTAGAAAATCCCAATTTCCTCTCTGGAGAAGAGGTCTTGAAAGGATTTACCTTAAATGTTGGCAAAATTTGGCAGTAA
- a CDS encoding Uma2 family endonuclease, which translates to MTTTTLNLNPIIQLTKQQFYSLCVANPDTKLELNANGELIVMSPTGGETSAWNSKLIAALVNWNEETGLGQTFDSSGGFSLPNGAQRSPDAAWIPWEKWDGLTLEEKQGFLPLCPDFVIELLSPSDSWKQGTEKMEEYLDNGCRLGWLLEPRNKRVAIYRPQQAVEILENPNYLSGEDVLKGFTLNVGKIWQ; encoded by the coding sequence ATGACAACTACCACCCTGAATCTCAACCCCATCATTCAATTAACGAAACAGCAATTCTATTCTTTATGTGTAGCCAACCCTGACACGAAGCTAGAACTCAATGCTAACGGAGAATTAATTGTTATGTCCCCCACAGGCGGAGAAACCAGTGCTTGGAATTCTAAACTGATTGCAGCTTTAGTGAATTGGAATGAAGAAACTGGGTTAGGACAAACGTTTGATTCATCTGGGGGATTTTCTCTACCCAATGGCGCACAACGTTCTCCTGATGCAGCTTGGATTCCTTGGGAAAAATGGGATGGACTCACTTTAGAGGAAAAACAGGGATTTTTACCCCTATGTCCTGATTTTGTCATCGAATTACTCTCTCCTTCCGATTCTTGGAAACAAGGAACTGAGAAAATGGAAGAATATCTAGACAATGGCTGTCGTTTAGGTTGGCTATTGGAACCAAGAAACAAGCGAGTTGCAATTTACCGTCCTCAACAAGCCGTAGAAATTTTAGAAAATCCTAATTACCTGTCTGGAGAAGATGTCTTAAAAGGATTTACGTTAAATGTTGGCAAAATTTGGCAGTAA